A genome region from Prionailurus viverrinus isolate Anna chromosome A3, UM_Priviv_1.0, whole genome shotgun sequence includes the following:
- the SNRNP200 gene encoding U5 small nuclear ribonucleoprotein 200 kDa helicase, producing the protein MADVTARSLQYEYKANSNLVLQADRSLIDRTRRDEPTGEVLSLVGKLEGTRMGDKAQRTKPQMQEERRAKRRKRDEDRHDINKMKGYTLLSEGIDEMVGIIYKPKTKETRETYEVLLSFIQAALGDQPRDILCGAADEVLAVLKNEKLRDKERRKEIDLLLGQTDDTRYHVLVNLGKKITDYGGDKEIQNMDDNIDETYGVNVQFESDEEEGDEDVYGEVREEASDDDMEGDEAVVRCTLSANLVASGELMSSKKKDLHPRDIDAFWLQRQLSRFYDDAIVSQKKADEVLEILKTASDDRECENQLVLLLGFNTFDFIKVLRQHRMMILYCTLLASAQSEAEKERIMGKMEADPELSKFLYQLHETEKEDLIREERSRRERVRQSRMDTDLETMDLDQGGEALAPRQVLDLEDLVFTQGSHFMANKRCQLPDGSFRRQRKGYEEVHVPALKPKPFGSEEQLLPVEKLPKYAQAGFEGFKTLNRIQSKLYRAALETDENLLLCAPTGAGKTNVALMCMLREIGKHINMDGTINVDDFKIIYIAPMRSLVQEMVGSFGKRLATYGITVAELTGDHQLCKEEISATQIIVCTPEKWDIITRKGGERTYTQLVRLIILDEIHLLHDDRGPVLEALVARAIRNIEMTQEDVRLIGLSATLPNYEDVATFLRVDPAKGLFYFDNSFRPVPLEQTYVGITEKKAIKRFQIMNEIVYEKIMEHAGKNQVLVFVHSRKETGKTARAIRDMCLEKDTLGLFLREGSASTEVLRTEAEQCKNLELKDLLPYGFAIHHAGMTRVDRTLVEDLFADKHIQVLVSTATLAWGVNLPAHTVIIKGTQVYSPEKGRWTELGALDILQMLGRAGRPQYDTKGEGILITSHGELQYYLSLLNQQLPIESQMVSKLPDMLNAEIVLGNVQNAKDAVNWLGYAYLYIRMLRSPTLYGISHDDLKGDPLLDQRRLDLVHTAALMLDKNNLVKYDKKTGNFQVTELGRIASHYYITNDTVQTYNQLLKPTLSEIELFRVFSLSSEFKNITVREEEKLELQKLLERVPIPVKESIEEPSAKINVLLQAFISQLKLEGFALMADMVYVTQSAGRLMRAIFEIVLNRGWAQLTDKTLNLCKMIDKRMWQSMCPLRQFRKLPEEVVKKIEKKNFPFERLYDLNHNEIGELIRMPKMGKTIHKYVHLFPKLELSVHLQPITRSTLKVELTITPDFQWDEKVHGSSEAFWILVEDVDSEVILHHEYFLLKAKYAQDEHLITFFVPVFEPLPPQYFIRVVSDRWLSCETQLPVSFRHLILPEKYPPPTELLDLQPLPVSALRNSAFESLYQDKFPFFNPIQTQVFNTVYNSDDNVFVGAPTGSGKTICAEFAILRMLLQNSEGRCVYITPMEALAEQVYMDWYEKFQDRLNKKVVLLTGETSTDLKLLGKGNIIISTPEKWDILSRRWKQRKNVQNINLFVVDEVHLIGGENGPVLEVICSRMRYISSQIERPIRIVALSSSLSNAKDVAHWLGCSATSTFNFHPNVRPVPLELHIQGFNISHTQTRLLSMAKPVYHAITKHSPKKPVIVFVPSRKQTRLTAIDILTTCAADIQRQRFLHCTEKDLIPYLEKLSDSTLKETLLNGVGYLHEGLSPMERRLVEQLFSSGAIQVVVASRSLCWGMNVAAHLVIIMDTQYYNGKIHAYVDYPIYDVLQMVGHANRPLQDDEGRCVIMCQGSKKDFFKKFLYEPLPVESHLDHCMHDHFNAEIVTKTIENKQDAVDYLTWTFLYRRMTQNPNYYNLQGISHRHLSDHLSELVEQTLSDLEQSKCISIEDEMDVAPLNLGMIAAYYYINYTTIELFSMSLNAKTKVRGLIEIISNAAEYENIPIRHHEDNLLRQLAQKVPHKLNNPKFNDPHVKTNLLLQAHLSRMQLSAELQSDTEEILSKAIRLIQACVDVLSSNGWLSPALAAMELAQMVTQAMWSKDSYLKQLPHFTSEHIKRCTDKGVESVFDIMEMEDEERNALLQLSDSQIADVARFCNRYPNIELSYEVVDKDSIRSGGPVVVLVQLEREEEVTGPVIAPLFPQKREEGWWVVIGDAKSNSLISIKRLTLQQKAKVKLDFVAPATGAHNYTLYFMSDAYMGCDQEYKFSVDVKEAETDSDSD; encoded by the exons ATGGCGGATGTGACCGCCCGTAGCCTGCAGTACGAGTACAAGGCG AACTCGAATCTTGTCCTCCAAGCTGACCGCTCGCTCATTGACCGGACCCGGCGGGATGAACCCACAGGAGAGGTGCTGTCCCTGGTTGGGAAGCTGGAGGGCACCCGGATGGGCGATAAAGCTCAACGGACCAAACCACAGATGCAGGAGGAAAGAAGAGCCAA GCGAAGAAAGCGTGATGAGGACCGACATGACATTAACAAGATGAAGGGTTATACTCTGCTCTCGGAGGGCATCGATGAGATGGTGGGCATCATCTATAAGCCCAAGACTAAAGAGACCCGGGAGACCTATGAGGTGCTACTCAGCTTCATCCAAGCTGCCCTTGGGGACCAG cCACGTGATATCCTTTGTGGGGCAGCTGATGAAGTTCTAGCTGTTCTAAAGAATGAAAAGCTTCGGgacaaggaaaggagaaaggagattgACCTGCTGTTGGGTCAGACAGATGATACCAGATACCATGTGCTAGTGAACTTGGGCAAAAAGATCACAGACTACGGTGGAGACAAGGAAATCCAGAATATGG ATGACAACATTGATGAGACGTATGGTGTGAATGTTCAGTTTGAGTCTGATGAGGAG GAAGGTGATGAAGATGTGTATGGGGAAGTTCGAGAAGAGGCATCTGATGATGACATGGAAGGGGATGAGGCCGTGGTGCGCTGCACCCTTTCAGCTAAT CTTGTAGCGTCGGGGGAACTGATGAGTTCTAAGAAGAAGGATTTGCATCCTCGGGATATTGATGCATTTTGGCTACAGCGGCAGCTCAGTCGCTTCTATGATGATGCCATTGTGTCACAGAAGAAGGCAGATGAAGTGTTGGAGATTTTGAAG ACGGCCAGTGATGATCGGGAATGTGAGAACCAGCTGGTTCTGCTCCTTGGTTTCAAcacttttgattttattaaagtgtTGCGACAGCACAGGATGATGA TTTTATACTGCACCTTACTGGCCAGTGCACAGAGTGAAGCGGAAAAGGAAAGGATCATGGGAAAGATGGAAGCTGATCCAGAGCTCTCCAAGTTCCTCTACCAGCTCCATGAGACCGAGAAGGAGGATCTGATCCGG GAGGAAAGGTCTCGGAGAGAGCGAGTACGACAGTCCCGAATGGACACAGACTTGGAAACCATGGATCTGGACCAGGGTGGAGAG GCACTGGCTCCGCGTCAGGTTCTGGACTTGGAGGACCTGGTTTTTACCCAGGGGAGCCACTTCATGGCCAATAAACGTTGTCAGCTTCCTGATGGGTCCTTCCGTCGCCAGCGCAAGGGCTATGAAGAGGTGCATGTGCCTGCTCTGAAGCCCAAGCCCTTTGGTTCAGAAGAA CAACTGCTTCCAGTGGAGAAGCTGCCGAAGTATGCCCAGGCTGGATTTGAGGGCTTCAAAACACTGAATCGGATCCAGAGTAAACTCTACCGTGCTGCTCTGGAAACAGATGAGAATCTGCTGCTGTGCGCCCCTACT GGTGCGGGTAAGACCAACGTGGCCCTGATGTGTATGCTCCGAGAGATAGGGAAACACATTAACATGGATGGCACTATCAACGTGGATGACTTCAAGATCATCTACATTGCTCCTATGAGATCTCTGGTGCAGGAGATGGTGGGCAGTTTCGGAAAG CGCTTGGCGACCTATGGCATCACTGTTGCAGAACTGACTGGCGACCACCAGCTGTGCAAGGAGGAGATCAGCGCCACTCAGATCATCGTCTGCACCCCCGAGAAGTGGGACATCATTACCCGCAAGGGTGGGGAGCGCACCTACACACAGCTCGTGCGGCTCATCATTCTG GATGAGATCCATCTTCTCCATGATGACAGAGGTCCTGTCTTGGAAGCTTTGGTGGCCAGGGCCATCCGAAACATTGAGATGACCCAAGAGGATGTCCGACTCATCGGTCTTAGTGCCACCCTCCCCAACTATGAAGATGTGGCTACCTTTCTGCGTGTAGATCCTGCCAAGGGCCTCTTTTACTTTGACAACAG CTTCCGCCCAGTGCCTCTGGAACAGACTTATGTGGGTATCACAGAGAAAAAAGCTATCAAGCGTTTCCAGATCATGAATGAAATAGTCTATGAGAAAATCATGGAACATGCTGGAAAAAATCAG GTGCTGGTGTTTGTCCACTCCCGGAAGGAGACTGGGAAGACGGCCAGGGCCATCCGGGACATGTGCCTAGAGAAGGAcactctgggtctgtttctgagaGAGGGCTCAGCCTCCACAGAAGTCCTTCGGACGGAAGCTGAGCAGTGCAAG AACCTGGAGCTGAAGGATCTTCTGCCATATGGCTTTGCTATTCATCATGCAGGCATGACCAGAGTTGACCGGACACTGGTAGAGGATCTTTTTGCTGATAAACACATTCAG GTTTTAGTTTCCACAGCAACTCTGGCTTGGGGTGTGAATCTCCCCGCACATACAGTCATCATCAAAGGCACCCAGGTGTACAGTCCAGAGAAGGGGCGGTGGACAGAACTGGGGGCACTGGACATTCTGCAG ATGCTGGGACGTGCTGGAAGACCCCAGTATGACACCAAAGGCGAAGGCATACTCATCACGTCTCATGGGGAGCTACAGTACTACCTGTCCCTCCTCAATCAGCAACTTCCTATCGAGAGCCAGATGGTATCAAAGTTGCCTGACATGCTCAATGCGGAAATCGTGCTGGGGAATGTCCAGAATGCCAAG GATGCGGTGAACTGGCTTGGATATGCCTATCTGTATATCCGAATGCTCCGATCCCCAACCCTCTATGGCATCTCTCATGATGACCTCAAGGGAGATCCCCTGCTGGACCAGCGCCGACTGGATCTGGTTCATACTGCTGCCTTGATGCTGGATAAGAACAATCTGGTCAAGTATGACAAGAAGACAGGCAACTTCCAG GTGACAGAACTGGGTCGTATAGCCAGCCACTACTACATCACCAATGACACAGTACAGACCTACAACCAGCTGCTGAAGCCCACCCTAAGTGAAATTGAGCTTTTCAGAGTCTTCTCGTTGTCTTCAGAGTTCAAGAACATCACCGTGAGAGAG GAGGAGAAGCTGGAGCTGCAGAAATTGCTGGAGAGGGTGCCCATCCCTGTAAAGGAGAGCATTGAGGAACCCAGCGCAAAG ATCAATGTGCTTCTCCAAGCCTTCATCTCACAGCTGAAATTGGAGGGCTTTGCGCTGATGGCAGACATGGTGTATGTTACACAG TCGGCTGGCAGGTTGATGCGTGCCATCTTTGAAATTGTCCTGAATCGAGGTTGGGCGCAGCTTACAGACAAGACACTGAACCTCTGCAAGATGATTGACAAGCGCAT GTGGCAGTCCATGTGTCCTCTGCGCCAGTTCCGGAAACTCCCTGAAGAGGTAGTGAAGAAGATTGAGAAGAAAAACTTCCCCTTCGAGCGTCTGTATGACCTGAATCATAATGAGATAG GGGAGCTTATCCGCATGCCGAAAATGGGGAAGACCATCCACAAGTACGTCCACCTCTTCCCCAAGTTGGAGTTGTCGGTGCACCTGCAACCTATCACACGCTCCACCCTAAAAGTGGAGCTGACCATCACGCCGGATTTCCAGTGGGATGAAAAG GTCCATGGTTCGTCAGAGGCATTCTGGATTCTGGTGGAGGATGTAGACAGTGAGGTGATACTCCACCATGAGTATTTTCTACTCAAGGCCAAGTATGCTCAGGATGAGCACCTCATTACGTTTTTCGTTCCTGTCTTTGAACCGCTGCCCCCTCAGTACTTCATCCGAGTGGTGTCTGACCGCTGGCTCT CTTGTGAGACCCAGCTGCCTGTCTCCTTCCGGCACCTGATCCTACCGGAGAAGTACCCACCTCCAACTGAGCTTCTGGACCTGCAGCCTTTGCCTGTGTCTGCTCTGAGAAACAGTGCTTTTGAGAGCCTTTACCAGGATAAATTTCCTTTCTTCAACCCCATCCAGACCCAAG TGTTCAACACCGTCTACAACAGTGATGACAATGTGTTCGTGGGGGCCCCCACGGGCAGCGGCAAGACCATCTGTGCGGAATTTGCCATCCTGCGGATGCTGCTGCAGAACTCAGAGGGACGCTGTGTCTATATCACTCCCATGGAGGCTCTGGCAGAGCAG GTTTACATGGACTGGTATGAGAAGTTCCAGGACAGGCTCAACAAGAAGGTGGTGCTCCTGACGGGGGAGACTAGCACAGACCTGAAGCTTCTGGGCAAGGGCAATATCATCATCAGCACCCCTGAGAAGTGGGACATTCTTTCTCGGCGGTGGAAGCAGCGCAAGAATGTCCAAAACATCAACCTCTTCGTGGTGGATGAAGTCCACCTTATCGGGGGCGAGAATGGG CCTGTCTTAGAAGTGATCTGCTCCCGGATGCGCTACATCTCCTCCCAGATTGAGCGACCCATTCGCATTGTGGCACTTAGCTCTTCGCTTTCGAATGCCAAGGATGTGGCCCACTGGCTGGGGTGCAGTGCCACCTCGACTTTCAACTTCCACCCTAACGTGCGCCCTGTGCCCTTGGAGCTGCACATCCAG GGCTTCAACATTAGCCATACACAAACTCGCCTGCTCTCCATGGCCAAGCCCGTGTACCATGCTATCACCAAACACTCTCCCAAGAAGCCTGTCATTGTTTTTGTTCCGTCTCGAAAGCAGACCCGCCTCACTGCAATTGACATTCTCACCACATGTGCAGCAGATATCCAGCGGCAGAG GTTTTTGCACTGCACGGAGAAGGATCTGATCCCGTACCTGGAGAAACTAAGTGACAGCACGCTTAAGGAAACACTGTTAAATGGAGTGGGCTACCTGCACGAGGGGCTCAGCCCCATGGAGCGACGCCTGGTAGAACAGCTCTTCAGCTCAG GGGCTATCCAGGTGGTGGTAGCTTCCCGGAGTCTCTGCTGGGGCATGAATGTGGCCGCCCACCTGGTGATCATCATGGACACCCAGTACTACAATGGCAAGATTCATGC GTATGTGGATTACCCTATCTACGACGTGCTTCAGATGGTGGGCCATGCCAACCGCCCTTTGCAGGATGATGAGGGGCGCTGTGTTATCATGTGCCAGGGCTCCAAAAAG GATTTCTTCAAAAAGTTCTTATATGAGCCCTTGCCAGTAGAGTCCCACCTGGACCACTGTATGCATGACCATTTCAATGCTGAAATTGTCACCAAGACCATTGAGAACAAGCAGGATGCTGTGGACTACCTCACCTGGACCTTTCTGTACCGCCGCATGACACAGAACCCCAATTATTACAACCTGCAGG GGATCTCCCACCGTCACCTGTCTGACCACTTGTCCGAGCTTGTGGAGCAGACCCTGAGTGACTTAGAGCAGTCCAAGTGCATCAGCATTGAGGATGAAATGGATGTGGCACCTCTGAACCTGGGCATGATCGCTGCTTACTATTACATCAACTACACCACCATTG AGCTCTTCAGCATGTCCCTGAATGCCAAGACCAAGGTGCGAGGGCTTATTGAAATCATCTCCAATGCGGCGGAGTACGAGAACATTCCCATCCGGCACCATGAAGATAACCTCCTGCGGCAG TTGGCTCAGAAGGTCCCCCATAAGCTGAATAATCCTAAGTTCAATGACCCACATGTCAAGACCAACCTGCTTCTGCAAGCTCACCTGTCCCGCATGCAGCTGAGTGCCGAGCTGCAGTCGGATACTGAGGAAATTCTTAGCAAG GCAATCCGGCTCATCCAGGCCTGTGTGGATGTCCTTTCCAGCAATGGGTGGCTTAGCCCTGCTCTGGCAGCTATGGAGCTGGCCCAGATGGTCACCCAAGCCATGTGGTCCAAGGACTCATACCTGAAACAGCTGCCACACTTCACCTCAGAGCATATTAAACGTTGTACAGACAAG GGAGTGGAGAGTGTTTTTGACATCATGGAGATGGAAGATGAAGAACGAAATGCGTTGCTTCAGCTGTCTGACAGCCAGATCGCGGACGTGGCCCGTTTCTGCAACCGCTACCCTAACATTGAGCTGTCTTATGAAGTGGTGGATAAGGACAGCATCCGCAG TGGCGGGCCAGTTGTGGTGCTGGTGCAGCTGGAGCGAGAGGAGGAGGTCACGGGCCCTGTGATAGCACCTCTCTTTCCACAG AAACGTGAAGAGGGCTGGTGGGTGGTGATCGGCGATGCCAAGTCCAACAGCCTCATCTCCATCAAGAGGCTGACCTTGCAGCAGAAGGCCAAG GTGAAGCTTGACTTTGTGGCCCCAGCCACTGGCGCCCACAACTACACTCTGTATTTCATGAGTGACGCTTACATGGGATGTGACCAGGAATACAAATTCAGCGTGGATGTGAAAGAAGCGGAGACAGACAGTGATTCAGACTGA